A single genomic interval of Coregonus clupeaformis isolate EN_2021a chromosome 36, ASM2061545v1, whole genome shotgun sequence harbors:
- the LOC121552773 gene encoding grainyhead-like protein 1 homolog, translating to MTQELVKKRGVLVFQNEPSYSGGQRQALMEDDEEWRTFLENPLTAASKAMMDINGDEDSANAPLYNYYKVPRDKRTTGQPKTEVIVGDADPNKMNFMVPLQDSPLAMTTLRTVPRNTAAQGSSQPSRRDKTRALYPASNSIVCLSTTSTSSPPPYSFSPEGTLALHSFPVCSPPGSQSSQSDGMAFSRQLNHSQYSPRAQSLTPDSTYTESYKDSSNEVFPLSEEVQLRMASIPPGGYPYYRSTVSQHFEYILEAPQSLWPKSSSGQMSYLNKCQFYPITLRALGGTPVPPHLSGEVRSVVMLVFGEEKLTEDQLKNWKYWHSRQHTAKQRCIDIADYKERFNTIANIEEIAYNGISFTWDTKDEPRVFVSVNCLSTDFSPQKGVRGLPLNLQIDTYSFGSHGHKLVHRAYCQIKVFCDKGAERKIRDEERKHPRRKGKRQETTAAYVEDPLQLKHVAITSFKAMSDMDSQPVLFIPEVHFPSTQHHHACLSDDGEDSLGQKRLLYYDEDFELAPHKRARGDGPEKVLLYVRKETEEVFDALMLRTPTLAGLLEAVTDKYELPLEKMGKVYKRCKKGILVHMDDNIIKHYSNEDAFQINMQEVGGKMLLTLTEI from the exons ATGACACAGGAGCTTGTAAA AAAGAGGGGTGTTCTGGTGTTCCAGAATGAGCCATCGTACAGCGGTGGTCAGCGGCAGGCACTCATGGAGGATGACGAAGAGTGGAGGACCTTCCTAGAGAACCCCCTGACCGCCGCCTCCAAGGCCATGATGGACATCAACGGAGATGAGGACAGCGCCAATGCTCCCCTCTATAACTACTATAAG GTGCCACGAGACAAGAGAACGACTGGACAGCCCAAAACAGAAGTGATTGTGGGCGATGCTGATCCAAACAAAAT GAACTTCATGGTGCCACTCCAAGACTCTCCCCTGGCCATGACAACTCTGAGGACCGTCCCTCGCAACACCGCGGCCCAGGGCAGCAGCCAACCCAGCCGGAGGGACAAGACCCGGGCTCTCTACCCAGCCTCAAACTCCATAGTCTGcctctccaccacctccacctccagccCTCCCCCCTACTCCTTCAGCCCAGAGGGGACCCTGGCCCTGCACTCTTTCCCCGTTTGCTCCCCCCCTGGTTCCCAGAGTTCCCAGTCGGATGGCATGGCCTTCAGTCGCCAGCTCAACCACAGCCAGTACAGCCCCAGAGCCCAGAGCCTCACCCCCGACTCCACCTACACAGAGTCCTACAAGGACAGCTCCAATGAG GTCTTCCCTCTCTCTGAGGAGGTCCAGCTACGtatggcctccatccctcccgGTGGATACCCTTACTACAGATCCACAGTAAG tcaaCACTTTGAGTACATTTTGGAGGCTCCCCAGTCCCTCTGGCCCAAGAGCAGCAGCGGCCAGATGAGCTACCTGAACAAGTGCCAGTTCTACCCCATCACCCTGAGAGCACTAGGGGGCACCCCGGTCCCACCCCACCTCAGTGGAGAAGTCCGG AGTGTGGTGATGCTGGTGTTTGGAGAGGAGAAGCTCACAGAGGACCAGCTCAAAAACTGGAAGTACTGGCACAGCAGACAGCACACAGCCAAGCAGCGTTGCATTGATATTG CTGACTACAAAGAGAGATTCAATACGATCGCCAATATTGAGGAGATCGCCTACAATGGCATCTCTTTCACATGGGACACTAAGGACGAGCCACGG GTGTTTGTGTCGGTGAACTGTCTAAGTACAGACTTCTCCCCTCAGAAGGGAGTGAGGGGCCTTCCTCTCAACCTCCAGATTGACACCTACAGCTTTGGGAGCCATGGTCACAAGCTAGTACACAGAGCCTACTGCCAGATTAAGGTGTTCTGTGACAAAGGTGCCGAGAGGAAGATCCGAGATGAGGAAAGGAAGCATCCTCGCAGGAAGGGAAAGAGACAGGAGACAACCGCAGCAT ATGTGGAAGACCCTCTACAGCTGAAGCATGTGGCCATAACATCGTTCAAAGCCATGAGTGACATGGACTCCCAGCCGGTTCTCTTCATCCCAGAGGTCCACTTCCCCAGCACCCAGCACCACCAT GCATGCCTATCAGATGACGGTGAGGATAG CTTGGGGCAGAAGAGGCTACTCTACTATGATGAGGACTTTGAGTTGGCTCCTCATAAGAGAGCCAGGGGGGACGGGCCAGAGAAAG TGCTGCTTTATGTCCGTAAGGAGACAGAGGAGGTGTTTGATGCTCTGATGCTGAGGACGCCCACTCTGGCAGGACTACTGGAGGCT GTAACTGATAAATACGAGCTGCCGCTTGAGAAAATGGGGAAAGTCTACAAGAGGTGCAAAAAAGG gaTCCTAGTCCATATGGACGACAACATCATCAAGCATTACTCCAACGAGGATGCCTTCCAGATCAACATGCAAGAGGTGGGGGGGAAGATGCTGCTGACGCTGACTGAGATCTGA